In Leptodactylus fuscus isolate aLepFus1 chromosome 2, aLepFus1.hap2, whole genome shotgun sequence, one genomic interval encodes:
- the TRARG1 gene encoding trafficking regulator of GLUT4 1, producing MAINTDAQYEKTLSGSGNPLPADAHETEKLLTSASETKEENGMKKSFSVTMSSEKSIGDLDQNGHSLPYKSVSAGQLESAPLSPSRGSLARASSTATTTAQEQNRPTDYLVLAILSCFCPVWPVNIVALVFSIMSRNSLQQGDMDGARRLGRLARLLSVVSILLGIVIIILFILSFTVLH from the exons ATGGCCATTAACACCGATGCCCAGTATGAGAAGACACTCAGTGGATCAGGTAACCCTTTACCTGCAGATGCTCATGAAACTGAGAAACTCCTCACCTCTGCCTCCGAGACGAAAGAAGAGAATGGCATGAAGAAGTCTTTCTCAGTTACCATGTCCAGTGAAAAGTCTATAGGAGACCTGGACCAGAATGGGCACAGTCTGCCCTACAAGTCAGTTTCCGCAGGACAGCTGGAGTCTGCCCCCCTGTCGCCTTCCAGAGGCAGCCTGGCCCGGGCTTCTTCTACTGCCACCACCACCGCCCAGGAGCAAAACAGGCCCACTGACTATCTGGTCTTGGCCATCTTATCCTGTTTTTGTCCTGTTTGGCCAGTCAACATAGTGGCTCTGGTCTTTTCTATTATG TCACGGAATAGCTTGCAGCAGGGGGATATGGATGGAGCCCGGAGATTAGGACGCTTGGCCAGACTACTGAGTGTTGTCTCTATTTTACTGGGAATTGTCATCATCATCCTCTTTATCCTCAGTTTTACAG TTCTCCACTAA